In Streptomyces violaceusniger Tu 4113, one DNA window encodes the following:
- the msrA gene encoding peptide-methionine (S)-S-oxide reductase MsrA, which yields MLFSRHKNHLPTPEEALKGRAEPGFPVPDRHTVLGNPLAGPYPEGLVVADFGLGCFWGAERKFWQAPGVWTTLVGYQGGHTENPTYEEVCSGLTGHTEAVRVVFDPTVTSYAALLKLFWESHDPTQGFRQGNDVGTQYRSAIYAHSPEQQSEAESSRASYQSVLTGSGYGEITTEILPAGPFYAAEAYHQQYLDKNPAGYCGIGGTGVKLSDPSGGGSCPTGIAPAGS from the coding sequence ATGTTGTTCAGCCGCCACAAGAACCACCTCCCCACCCCCGAGGAGGCGCTGAAGGGCCGCGCCGAACCGGGCTTCCCGGTCCCCGACCGCCACACGGTCCTCGGCAACCCGCTGGCCGGCCCGTACCCCGAGGGCCTGGTCGTCGCCGACTTCGGCCTGGGCTGCTTCTGGGGCGCGGAGCGGAAGTTCTGGCAGGCCCCGGGCGTCTGGACCACCCTCGTCGGCTACCAGGGCGGCCACACCGAGAACCCCACCTACGAGGAAGTCTGCAGCGGGCTGACCGGCCACACCGAGGCCGTCCGCGTCGTCTTCGACCCGACCGTCACCTCCTACGCCGCCCTCCTGAAGCTCTTCTGGGAGTCCCACGACCCCACCCAGGGCTTCCGCCAGGGCAACGACGTCGGCACCCAGTACCGCTCGGCGATCTACGCACACTCCCCCGAGCAGCAGTCCGAGGCCGAGTCCTCCCGCGCCTCCTACCAGTCCGTCCTGACGGGCTCCGGCTACGGCGAGATCACCACCGAGATCCTCCCGGCGGGCCCCTTCTACGCGGCCGAGGCATATCACCAGCAGTACTTGGACAAAAACCCGGCCGGCTACTGCGGCATCGGCGGCACGGGCGTCAAGCTAAGTGACCCGTCCGGGGGCGGCTCCTGCCCTACGGGCATCGCCCCCGCTGGAAGCTGA
- a CDS encoding wHTH domain-containing protein, with translation MHRALLLFVNQYETTDWPDLQFLSREYQAVRESLSAHGYYIDQGSACGDLDASTLNERIEAFIQGGRPRDHLVVYLSGHGYHFDRTHWFAAHDSKLTGQQTMSVTNVKLDGGWADLVEASDVEQVLFIVDACRDRLIDSRYPSHMPAVSPPEGSERLTYLMACAPEQPAVFLSTDSIESETFSLFTQAFREVLSDIDGHLPVDLLRRMMEEVMGDLHAHHCSSAPIQVPRLSGEEGTLRFPILPDRCPKSAKELASKNAVWEMTSSGHQRNRAQYEVGLVCSRLDENIREEQRLLLSDPWIDWHAHGRTSQNLEEVIGYLPRDSQFATAEVALLVLLPHLYHGFRIRLARQVDQILNRSFEALAGTHEAWLPYPRLQRQTESRLSSIRGRRDRKIADSWVLHQYLARPGDAHKHEDELLRYLDVVLAGTDELTDVLTIDTVSWLFRAMFYGGSTLAEEPDFYPGRREIRYQLIGYILAASQAMALDIAELPPVLVEHSGGKDRITFLQIRETIRNARWQAAGRTLRLEARCPHQAVMVALQERADSLDGLLYTATGVRGLERLPNRASGDGVGPEEDAQTGRLKFLPVATRFGLDGTRVRDLLAGEQLYSDRSLAVRELYQNALDACNVRKARESFRPGEGEDTWQGRIEIRQGSVGSVRFVECIDNGSGMGRGELLHAFAQGGVRLSHLMEFQEEKLQWRRKGISFYENSRFGIGVLSYFMLADEIEVTTCKFHRDRTRGRVLKVAITGPDNLFHVEESTDDVEFLGEACGTRVRLYLRSDVSDFSCVAALRPVLGVAVYNTAAEFEGERDLWEPNTYISRSASFDQGRIDASGNVVADPGGEVFWCEYGGALLVDGISVEGSWGIPVDQSKMADRTNVMHIPGAVVNLRGAVIVSDGQRKRVPRLTVDRNQIIDDVSEPVTRKLRAATTSLMSADFLTSRWLEKAANVEPRLADVIVEGLVDLDASLAYDDGFAPMGRTGYFPGDEVLRADWQSGNFVERDLSSVNALPDAPTVAYLPPHLSLWRYAAHFPDEVKQCLDDLCPADWDTAVIRPALPSDSLLLGGNLSALAAQRWDAHSSLARALHASRRLHGDLASVIQQLETLGQSVPFASKALSMLRPVLYSLLGAQRERGDYRPFPQRSPISPVSLLQACHSAKVTVPEAISILTDFGYDVSRCIPLKEEGSETSKLAMILLSDRFDGRSPWFTGTFDTRRVIAASEKLRLSVKQARAAYGELGYKPPIDTYIGADYKLHRALSRSCVRSGRANVADVIRAAHTTGESPLTIAKRLQAFGMRVEGEVPHVTPEGAGLLNQSGGVYRTVDPAQPVSLPVLNFLAARTGMTLEMVAHQLSEMGLEVPFETYPDALIDRDISLLAEGLDTSEYRKTDWLDPTVEVPLAHVVLAAESFRMSSDAVRDRLAALGMRVPEIPDELPKMGGDYQEFTVLRDWIPYRNRRAVPLGAVLWCARWRGGSISRAVQYLEQRGYIVRDVPEDLQRADELDVALLENVHAISFTDWMSTEAVVRAAEIAGVSVVAARKRLMELGIKVSYPGTHTYHHRDGELFKQIKGPVDFVSAALVLVVSDHCSRSPLEVSLRLQAAGFTVQDFEYPSGRPSPSDLTMLRVKASVGGDYVPVAEPVELEHLLLAAHRLGCSIRDVAERLSVLGMVVPDVGDAVRQAWSLVPKGVSVSGWT, from the coding sequence ATGCACAGGGCTCTTTTGCTCTTCGTGAACCAGTATGAGACCACGGACTGGCCAGACCTGCAGTTCCTTTCGAGGGAGTATCAAGCAGTCCGAGAGTCGTTATCCGCCCATGGCTACTACATCGACCAGGGGAGCGCCTGCGGGGATCTTGACGCGTCTACGCTAAATGAACGGATTGAGGCTTTCATTCAGGGAGGGCGCCCGAGAGACCATCTAGTCGTCTATCTCAGTGGCCATGGGTATCATTTCGATCGCACACACTGGTTTGCCGCGCATGATTCCAAGCTGACTGGCCAGCAGACCATGAGCGTAACTAACGTAAAACTTGATGGAGGTTGGGCTGATCTCGTAGAAGCAAGCGACGTAGAACAGGTTCTGTTTATAGTTGACGCTTGCCGAGATCGACTCATTGACTCCCGTTACCCTTCTCACATGCCGGCCGTGTCTCCACCGGAAGGCTCTGAACGACTTACCTACCTAATGGCATGCGCTCCCGAGCAGCCAGCTGTTTTCCTATCTACTGATTCAATCGAGAGTGAGACGTTTAGCCTATTCACACAGGCCTTCCGAGAAGTCCTGTCAGACATCGACGGTCATCTCCCCGTAGATCTACTGCGCAGGATGATGGAAGAGGTGATGGGCGACCTTCATGCACACCACTGCAGCAGTGCTCCCATCCAGGTGCCCCGCCTAAGCGGAGAAGAGGGCACTCTAAGATTTCCAATCTTACCCGATCGGTGCCCCAAGAGCGCCAAAGAACTAGCCTCGAAGAATGCTGTCTGGGAAATGACCTCTTCCGGTCATCAGAGGAACCGTGCCCAGTATGAGGTAGGACTGGTGTGCTCTCGCCTAGATGAAAATATCCGGGAAGAGCAGCGGCTGCTGCTATCTGACCCGTGGATTGATTGGCATGCGCATGGGCGGACGTCTCAAAATCTAGAAGAGGTGATCGGCTACCTTCCGAGGGACTCCCAATTCGCGACAGCTGAGGTAGCCCTCTTGGTGCTCCTACCTCACTTGTACCACGGTTTTCGAATTCGGTTGGCGCGGCAAGTCGATCAAATCCTTAACCGGTCCTTTGAGGCGCTCGCCGGCACGCACGAGGCGTGGTTGCCATACCCTCGACTGCAGCGCCAAACGGAGTCCAGGCTCAGCTCTATAAGAGGACGCCGTGACCGGAAAATTGCAGATTCATGGGTGCTGCACCAATATCTAGCTCGACCTGGCGATGCCCATAAGCACGAAGATGAGTTGCTGCGTTATCTCGATGTAGTACTAGCCGGGACCGATGAACTCACAGACGTTCTAACAATTGATACGGTTTCATGGCTGTTTCGAGCCATGTTCTACGGGGGGAGCACACTAGCGGAGGAACCCGATTTCTACCCCGGCCGGAGGGAAATCCGCTATCAGTTGATTGGGTATATTCTCGCTGCTTCTCAAGCAATGGCTCTAGATATAGCTGAGCTACCGCCTGTACTGGTGGAGCATTCAGGAGGAAAAGACCGCATAACATTCCTGCAGATCAGAGAAACCATAAGGAATGCGAGATGGCAGGCCGCTGGTCGCACCCTCCGCCTTGAGGCACGCTGTCCGCACCAAGCCGTGATGGTAGCCCTACAAGAACGAGCAGATTCTTTAGACGGCCTACTTTACACAGCAACGGGTGTCAGGGGATTGGAAAGGCTCCCGAACAGGGCCTCTGGTGACGGGGTAGGTCCTGAAGAGGACGCGCAAACGGGCCGCTTGAAATTTCTGCCCGTTGCAACTCGGTTCGGGCTCGATGGCACAAGGGTTCGAGACCTCTTGGCTGGCGAACAGTTGTATTCCGATAGATCTCTAGCCGTACGAGAGCTCTATCAGAATGCCCTAGATGCCTGCAATGTGCGCAAGGCGCGGGAAAGCTTCAGGCCTGGAGAAGGCGAAGACACATGGCAGGGCCGAATCGAGATTCGCCAGGGCTCGGTCGGAAGTGTGCGATTTGTTGAATGCATTGATAACGGTTCAGGCATGGGTCGGGGGGAATTACTTCATGCTTTCGCCCAAGGCGGGGTTCGACTCTCCCATTTGATGGAGTTCCAGGAGGAGAAGCTGCAATGGCGAAGGAAAGGCATTTCATTTTACGAGAACAGTCGATTTGGCATTGGTGTGCTCAGCTACTTCATGCTCGCCGATGAAATTGAGGTGACTACCTGTAAGTTCCATAGGGACCGGACGAGGGGGCGCGTTCTGAAGGTCGCTATAACTGGTCCCGATAACCTATTTCATGTTGAGGAGAGCACAGACGACGTCGAATTCCTGGGCGAAGCCTGTGGTACGCGCGTTCGACTCTACCTACGTAGTGACGTTAGCGATTTTTCATGTGTGGCGGCTCTTCGACCTGTCCTGGGCGTAGCTGTGTACAACACTGCCGCTGAGTTTGAGGGCGAGCGCGATCTTTGGGAGCCGAACACCTATATCAGTAGAAGTGCTTCCTTTGATCAAGGACGCATCGATGCTTCAGGGAATGTGGTAGCTGATCCGGGTGGCGAGGTTTTTTGGTGCGAGTATGGTGGGGCCCTGCTCGTCGATGGGATTTCCGTCGAAGGCAGTTGGGGTATTCCTGTCGACCAATCCAAGATGGCCGACCGTACTAATGTCATGCATATTCCGGGTGCTGTCGTTAATCTCAGAGGCGCAGTAATCGTATCGGATGGACAAAGGAAAAGGGTTCCACGACTGACAGTTGACCGCAACCAAATCATCGACGATGTCTCCGAGCCAGTAACGAGGAAGTTGCGGGCGGCGACTACGAGCTTGATGTCTGCCGATTTCCTTACGAGCCGTTGGCTTGAAAAGGCGGCTAACGTAGAACCGCGACTTGCTGATGTTATAGTCGAGGGGCTGGTCGACCTTGATGCCAGTCTGGCTTACGATGACGGGTTCGCTCCGATGGGGCGCACAGGATATTTTCCCGGAGACGAAGTACTTCGCGCTGACTGGCAGAGTGGAAACTTCGTTGAGCGAGACCTGAGCTCAGTGAATGCATTGCCGGACGCGCCTACGGTCGCCTACCTTCCGCCGCACCTGTCTCTGTGGCGATATGCTGCCCACTTCCCGGACGAAGTGAAGCAATGCCTAGATGATCTATGTCCTGCAGACTGGGACACTGCAGTAATTCGGCCGGCACTGCCTTCTGATTCTCTCCTACTTGGCGGCAACCTAAGTGCGCTTGCCGCACAACGGTGGGACGCTCACAGTAGTTTGGCTAGAGCCCTCCACGCCTCTCGAAGGCTTCACGGGGACTTAGCTTCCGTAATTCAACAGCTTGAGACCCTAGGCCAGTCTGTGCCGTTCGCATCCAAGGCTCTTTCGATGCTGAGGCCAGTCCTCTACTCATTGCTGGGAGCACAAAGAGAAAGGGGTGACTATCGACCGTTTCCTCAGAGGTCGCCCATTTCGCCCGTATCGTTGTTGCAGGCCTGTCATAGCGCCAAAGTAACTGTTCCAGAAGCAATCAGCATTCTGACTGATTTCGGCTATGACGTATCTCGCTGCATCCCACTGAAAGAGGAAGGGAGTGAGACATCGAAGCTGGCCATGATCTTGCTCAGCGACAGGTTTGATGGACGATCTCCCTGGTTCACGGGTACCTTTGACACTCGGAGAGTGATAGCCGCATCCGAAAAACTCCGCTTAAGTGTTAAGCAAGCTAGGGCCGCATACGGCGAGCTGGGATACAAACCACCTATCGACACTTACATCGGCGCTGACTATAAGTTGCACCGCGCTTTGAGTCGCAGCTGTGTCCGTTCCGGCCGGGCGAATGTCGCGGACGTTATCCGCGCTGCGCACACAACCGGGGAATCTCCACTGACCATCGCTAAGAGGCTCCAGGCCTTTGGGATGCGAGTGGAGGGAGAAGTTCCACACGTTACGCCGGAAGGTGCAGGTCTTCTAAACCAATCTGGAGGAGTCTATCGAACCGTAGATCCCGCACAGCCTGTTTCGCTTCCTGTGCTCAACTTTCTTGCTGCACGCACTGGCATGACGCTGGAAATGGTTGCTCACCAGTTGAGCGAGATGGGGCTCGAAGTTCCTTTCGAAACCTACCCTGATGCTTTAATTGATCGGGATATCTCTCTCTTGGCTGAGGGGCTGGACACGAGCGAATATCGAAAAACTGACTGGCTCGACCCTACGGTGGAGGTACCGCTTGCACACGTAGTGCTAGCTGCTGAATCTTTCCGTATGAGTTCTGACGCTGTTAGGGATCGACTTGCTGCGCTGGGGATGAGAGTTCCCGAGATCCCCGATGAGTTGCCTAAAATGGGCGGCGACTACCAGGAGTTCACTGTCCTTCGGGATTGGATCCCCTACAGAAACCGCCGTGCAGTGCCCCTGGGGGCTGTTCTGTGGTGCGCTAGATGGCGGGGTGGGTCAATTTCTAGAGCCGTCCAGTATCTGGAACAGAGGGGATATATTGTTCGTGATGTCCCGGAAGATCTCCAGCGGGCCGATGAGCTCGACGTTGCTCTACTTGAGAACGTTCACGCGATTTCATTTACGGATTGGATGTCTACGGAGGCCGTAGTCCGGGCTGCGGAAATTGCAGGTGTTTCGGTGGTTGCTGCTCGTAAGCGTCTCATGGAACTGGGTATCAAAGTTTCGTACCCGGGTACGCATACTTACCATCACAGAGATGGTGAACTTTTCAAGCAGATCAAGGGTCCGGTCGACTTTGTGTCAGCCGCTTTGGTCCTAGTGGTATCGGATCATTGCTCACGCAGCCCGCTAGAAGTCTCGTTGAGACTCCAGGCTGCTGGTTTCACAGTCCAGGACTTTGAGTATCCCAGTGGCCGGCCAAGCCCATCTGATTTGACCATGTTGAGAGTCAAGGCTTCGGTTGGGGGGGATTACGTTCCGGTCGCTGAACCAGTCGAGCTTGAGCATCTCCTCCTTGCTGCCCACAGGCTAGGTTGCTCTATTCGCGATGTCGCGGAGAGGCTTTCGGTGTTGGGAATGGTGGTTCCCGACGTTGGGGATGCTGTAAGACAGGCTTGGAGTTTGGTACCGAAGGGCGTAAGCGTGAGTGGCTGGACCTGA
- a CDS encoding Pepco domain-containing protein, translated as MSLGNQAQINGLEVVVRLDPEEADAEANRSAGTKGLRRPGSTSEFTAVTLTSERLRESIESAVGTLRDVFERVADTTGRFPLKEVQLSFEISAKGGIRLIGTSEVEGKGGMTLIFGTRSSE; from the coding sequence GTGTCATTGGGCAACCAGGCACAGATCAATGGCCTTGAAGTCGTGGTGAGGCTAGATCCCGAGGAAGCGGACGCGGAAGCGAACCGCTCCGCGGGCACAAAAGGGCTCCGCCGACCAGGCAGCACTTCTGAGTTCACAGCGGTGACTCTCACGTCAGAACGTCTACGGGAAAGCATCGAGAGCGCGGTCGGCACCCTACGCGATGTATTCGAGCGTGTAGCAGACACCACAGGGCGTTTTCCCCTCAAGGAGGTGCAACTGTCATTTGAGATCTCCGCCAAGGGAGGGATTCGCCTAATCGGCACTAGTGAGGTGGAGGGAAAGGGAGGAATGACCCTGATCTTCGGCACGCGCAGCTCGGAATAA
- a CDS encoding DUF6247 family protein: MTTSSAGQPLIPQPPATVTALRQAVAQIVPAALPAFTRELDQAADQSRQASDLAPLQRFIAQWAVYIHIQRQPNVAKEFRHWEDTAEIGDATQARRAASALGKILDDAYAALGLPPR, encoded by the coding sequence ATGACCACCTCCAGCGCCGGGCAGCCACTCATCCCTCAGCCGCCTGCCACCGTCACGGCCCTCCGCCAGGCCGTCGCGCAGATCGTGCCCGCCGCCCTGCCCGCCTTCACACGGGAGCTGGATCAGGCCGCCGATCAGTCCCGCCAGGCTTCCGATCTCGCCCCCCTCCAGCGGTTCATCGCCCAGTGGGCCGTCTATATCCACATCCAGCGGCAGCCGAATGTCGCGAAAGAGTTCCGTCACTGGGAGGACACCGCCGAGATCGGTGACGCGACGCAGGCCCGCCGCGCCGCATCCGCTCTCGGCAAGATCCTGGACGACGCATACGCCGCGCTCGGCCTCCCGCCGCGGTGA
- a CDS encoding helix-turn-helix domain-containing protein, whose product MPLPDDEHTGARIAHHRKRAGLTQRGLTQKVPYSYSLLTQVESGHKPASPDLVAAVAKALCIDVTALTGQPYVTELQKDRLAALVRPIREALDLYDLGADPAITPRPTPQLVAAAQALCQQVRATKLHDAALDLPGTMAEITTAAYRTPSSELWAALSSTYRTAHDLAVKLGYYDLSTVALDRMDWAASRASDPLLSAVRQYMRALVYFREGEYTIGQRLVASGQGLLEQSPQSRERHAVAGQLHLGASIIAARAHDEDAVKNHLTEARSYADRTGEATDVHWLSFGPTNVTVHAVSAHVEMRHYGEALQEAAKVRIPQDWAVSRAAHFYVDQARAQMEAGRSEAALKSIVTARKLAPQQTRYHAGARETIRGLIHLSRRTPDSLDHLAAWVGL is encoded by the coding sequence ATGCCGCTCCCCGACGACGAGCACACGGGCGCTCGGATCGCACATCACCGGAAACGGGCTGGGCTGACTCAGCGGGGGCTGACTCAGAAAGTCCCCTACTCCTACAGCCTGCTCACCCAAGTTGAGTCCGGGCACAAGCCAGCCAGCCCTGACCTGGTGGCCGCTGTCGCGAAAGCGCTGTGCATCGACGTCACGGCACTGACCGGACAGCCCTACGTGACCGAGCTACAGAAGGACCGGTTGGCCGCGTTGGTCCGCCCGATCCGTGAAGCTCTCGACCTCTACGACCTGGGGGCCGATCCGGCGATCACGCCGCGCCCCACTCCTCAGCTCGTCGCGGCTGCCCAAGCTCTGTGTCAGCAGGTCCGGGCGACGAAGCTCCATGATGCTGCCCTTGATCTCCCAGGAACGATGGCGGAGATCACTACAGCCGCGTATCGGACGCCGTCGTCCGAGTTGTGGGCTGCCCTGTCGAGTACCTACCGCACCGCGCATGACCTGGCCGTGAAGCTGGGCTACTACGACTTGTCCACGGTGGCTCTGGACCGTATGGACTGGGCTGCCTCGCGGGCATCCGATCCGTTGCTCTCCGCAGTGCGCCAGTACATGCGTGCCCTCGTCTACTTCCGAGAGGGCGAGTACACCATCGGTCAGCGGCTCGTAGCGTCCGGGCAGGGGCTGTTGGAACAGTCTCCGCAGTCGCGAGAGCGGCATGCTGTTGCCGGGCAGCTTCACCTCGGAGCAAGCATCATCGCTGCCCGCGCTCATGACGAAGACGCGGTAAAGAACCACCTCACCGAGGCCCGGTCCTACGCGGACCGGACAGGCGAAGCGACGGACGTGCACTGGCTGTCCTTCGGCCCCACGAACGTCACCGTGCACGCGGTGTCGGCTCATGTCGAGATGCGACACTACGGCGAAGCTCTGCAAGAGGCCGCGAAGGTGCGGATACCGCAGGACTGGGCTGTCTCCCGCGCCGCTCACTTCTACGTGGACCAGGCACGCGCCCAGATGGAAGCAGGGCGCTCTGAAGCGGCCTTGAAATCGATCGTGACCGCGCGGAAGCTGGCGCCGCAGCAGACCAGGTACCACGCGGGCGCTCGCGAGACCATCCGGGGCCTGATCCACTTGTCCCGTCGCACCCCGGACAGCCTGGATCACCTGGCTGCTTGGGTGGGCCTCTGA
- a CDS encoding flavoprotein: MTANRVLYLFGSAAPPVLNIAGVIERAQAADWDVCLGLTPTAARWLDDELPALEELTGHPVRSQYKLPREPDAWPPADVAVLAPATFNTINQWALGITEKFIVGFVAEAIGKRIPTVAMPCVNAAYVQHTQFDTSVATLRAMGVRVLYGEGGFVPNKPGQGRPENYPWHLALEAAASAVSGRDPGGA, encoded by the coding sequence ATGACCGCGAACCGTGTGCTCTACCTGTTCGGAAGTGCCGCCCCGCCGGTGCTGAACATCGCTGGTGTGATCGAACGTGCGCAGGCGGCCGACTGGGATGTCTGCCTCGGATTGACCCCTACGGCCGCACGCTGGCTTGACGACGAGCTGCCAGCGTTGGAGGAGCTGACCGGGCACCCGGTGCGCAGTCAGTACAAGCTGCCCCGGGAGCCGGACGCCTGGCCCCCTGCGGATGTCGCGGTCCTGGCGCCCGCCACCTTCAACACGATCAACCAGTGGGCACTGGGGATCACCGAGAAGTTCATCGTGGGATTCGTGGCCGAGGCCATCGGCAAGCGCATCCCCACCGTGGCCATGCCGTGCGTCAACGCCGCCTACGTCCAGCACACCCAGTTCGACACCAGCGTTGCCACGCTGCGCGCGATGGGGGTGCGCGTGCTGTACGGGGAAGGCGGATTCGTACCCAACAAGCCGGGCCAGGGCCGACCGGAGAACTATCCGTGGCACCTGGCCCTGGAAGCGGCTGCCTCAGCCGTCAGCGGGCGCGATCCCGGTGGGGCATGA
- a CDS encoding MarR family winged helix-turn-helix transcriptional regulator gives MPTQSDMTTQLDTGVLDTLQHQVAVFARRAEQTRLGGVGQARNSMDRAAYLLLNRLDQEGPMGVKALAGSMGIDSSTVTRQVAPLVDSGMVKRTSHPEDGRAVVLQLSPRGKARLEEVRSSRRDLMARVTDDWTAEERDLFCDLLTRFNIALSAAHSTVPQASPAT, from the coding sequence ATGCCCACCCAATCGGACATGACGACTCAACTCGACACCGGCGTACTGGACACGCTCCAGCATCAGGTCGCCGTCTTCGCCCGCCGTGCGGAACAGACCCGGCTCGGCGGCGTCGGCCAGGCCCGCAACTCCATGGACCGAGCCGCGTATCTGCTGCTCAACCGGCTCGACCAGGAAGGCCCGATGGGGGTCAAGGCGCTCGCGGGGAGCATGGGCATCGACTCGTCCACCGTGACCCGCCAGGTCGCCCCGCTGGTCGACTCCGGCATGGTCAAGCGCACCTCGCACCCCGAGGACGGCCGCGCGGTCGTGCTGCAGCTCTCCCCGCGCGGCAAGGCCCGCCTGGAGGAAGTGCGCTCCTCACGGCGCGACCTGATGGCCCGCGTGACCGACGACTGGACGGCGGAGGAGCGCGATCTCTTCTGCGATCTGCTGACCCGGTTCAACATCGCCCTCTCCGCCGCACACAGCACGGTGCCCCAGGCGTCGCCCGCCACCTGA
- a CDS encoding cystathionine gamma-synthase, producing the protein MSHQHPEGHPQSFETLAIHAGQEADSLTGAVVPPIYQVSTYKQDGVGGLRGGYEYSRSANPTRSALEANLAALEGGRRGLAFASGLAAEDCLLRTLLVPGDHVVIPDDAYGGTFRLFAKVVERWGVEWSVADTSDPAAVRAALRPRTKVIWVETPSNPLLGITDIAAVADIARTAGARLVVDNTFASPYLQQPLALGADVVVHSTTKYMGGHSDVVGGALVVSDTGLGDELAFHQNAMGAIAGPFDAWLVMRGIKTLAVRMDRHSANATRIAEMLVAHPKVTRVYYPGLPEHAGHEIAAKQMRAFGGMVSFQVAGGEEAAVDMCDRARLFTLGESLGGVESLIEHPGRMTHASVAGSALEVPADLVRLSVGIESVDDLLMDLSRALG; encoded by the coding sequence ATGAGCCACCAGCACCCCGAGGGGCACCCTCAGAGTTTCGAGACGCTCGCCATCCACGCGGGCCAGGAGGCCGACTCGCTCACCGGCGCCGTCGTCCCCCCGATCTACCAGGTCTCCACCTACAAGCAGGACGGGGTGGGCGGTCTGCGGGGCGGCTATGAGTACAGCCGTTCCGCCAACCCCACCCGCAGCGCGCTGGAGGCGAACCTGGCGGCGCTGGAGGGTGGCCGCCGCGGCCTCGCCTTCGCGTCCGGTCTCGCCGCCGAGGACTGCCTGCTGCGCACGCTTCTGGTGCCGGGCGACCATGTCGTCATCCCGGACGACGCGTACGGCGGTACGTTCCGCCTGTTCGCCAAGGTCGTGGAGCGCTGGGGGGTGGAGTGGTCGGTCGCCGACACTTCCGACCCGGCGGCCGTACGGGCCGCGCTCCGCCCCCGTACGAAGGTGATCTGGGTCGAGACCCCGAGCAACCCGCTGCTCGGCATCACCGACATCGCCGCCGTCGCCGACATCGCCCGCACCGCGGGGGCCAGGCTGGTGGTGGACAACACCTTCGCCAGCCCCTACCTCCAGCAGCCGCTCGCGCTCGGCGCGGACGTCGTGGTGCACTCCACCACCAAGTACATGGGTGGGCACTCGGACGTCGTCGGCGGTGCGCTGGTCGTCTCCGACACCGGCCTCGGGGACGAACTCGCCTTCCACCAGAACGCGATGGGCGCCATCGCCGGGCCCTTCGACGCCTGGCTGGTGATGCGCGGCATCAAGACCCTCGCCGTCCGCATGGACCGGCACAGCGCCAACGCCACGCGGATCGCGGAGATGCTCGTCGCGCACCCCAAGGTGACCCGGGTCTACTACCCGGGGCTGCCGGAGCACGCGGGGCACGAGATCGCGGCCAAACAGATGCGGGCCTTCGGCGGCATGGTGTCGTTCCAGGTCGCGGGCGGCGAGGAGGCGGCGGTCGACATGTGCGACCGGGCGCGGCTGTTCACGCTCGGGGAGTCGCTCGGCGGCGTCGAGTCGCTGATCGAGCACCCGGGGCGGATGACGCACGCCTCGGTGGCAGGCTCGGCGCTCGAGGTGCCGGCGGATCTCGTACGGCTGTCGGTGGGTATCGAGTCGGTCGACGATCTGCTCATGGACCTGAGCCGGGCGCTGGGCTGA